A single region of the Dunckerocampus dactyliophorus isolate RoL2022-P2 chromosome 3, RoL_Ddac_1.1, whole genome shotgun sequence genome encodes:
- the cd151l gene encoding CD151 antigen, like, producing MGAHEEKKQTCGTICQKYLLFMFNFLFWLAGGVVMAVGVWTLVEKSDYISLLPSMTYAASAYILVLAGAIVMVTGVLGCCATFKEQRRLLRVYFVLLLCIFLLEILAGVLAYIYYRQLNEELKQNLRETMVQKYQQNNHDHVTSAVDKLQQEFKCCGSNNSFDWAESVWIRSRDGDGRVVPDSCCKTPSELCGRGGHPSNIYKVEGGCISKLEKFIQDHLKIIGAVGVGIACVQIIGMVFTCCLYQSLKTEPY from the exons ATGGGTGCACATGAAGAGAAGAAGCAAACATGTGGAACAATTTGCCAGAAATATCTACTGTTCATGTTCAACTTTCTCTTTTGG CTTGCAGGGGGCGTTGTGATGGCTGTGGGTGTTTGGACTTTGGTTGAAAAGAGCGACTACATCAGCCTTCTCCCCTCCATGACATATGCTGCCTCTGCCTACATACTGGTCCTCGCTGGAGCCATCGTCATGGTAACAGGCGTTCTGGGATGCTGCGCCACCTTCAAGGAGCAGAGGAGGCTACTGCGAGTG TATTTTGTCCTGCTGCTGTGTATTTTCCTGTTGGAGATCCTTGCTGGTGTCCTGGCTTACATCTACTATCGGCAG TTAAATGAGGAGCTGAAGCAGAACCTGAGGGAGACCATGGTCCAGAAGTACCAACAGAATAATCACGATCATGTTACCAGTGCTGTGGATAAGCTGCAACAGGAG TTCAAGTGTTGCGGGAGCAACAATTCATTCGACTGGGCGGAGAGTGTCTGGATCCGCTCCAGAGATGGAGACGGTAGGGTAGTGCCTGACAGCTGCTGTAAGACTCCATCCGAGCTTTGCGGACGTGGGGGGCACCCCTCCAACATCTACAAGGTTGAG GGTGGCTGTATTTCAAAACTGGAGAAATTCATCCAGGACCACCTGAAGATCATTGGAGCGGTGGGTGTTGGGATTGCCTGTGTGCAG ATAATAGGGATGGTGTTTACATGCTGCCTATACCAAAGTCTGAAGACGGAGCCGTactag